One Streptomyces lincolnensis genomic region harbors:
- a CDS encoding putative hydro-lyase — MNRTDDRLTTLIGAPATHMAGDLPLTLVDEHAHAWSPAEARTRFRAGLAGPTAGVAAGHTQVNLISLPADWAYDMMQFCLRNPKACPVLDVTDPGDRTTVLADGADLRTDLPRYRVWRDGELVDEPTDVRGYWRDDLVTFLIGCSFTFEWALSGAGVPLRHIEQGRNVPMYTTGRQCRPAGRLRGPLVVSMRPVPPEHLAAAIRESSLLPAVHGSPVHCGDPASLGIDDLGRPDFGDPVDLEPDDIPVFWACGVTPQAAVMASRPPFALTHAPGQMFLTDARDEQYRVA, encoded by the coding sequence ATGAACCGCACGGACGACCGTCTCACGACCCTCATCGGCGCCCCCGCGACGCACATGGCCGGCGACCTCCCCCTGACCCTCGTCGACGAGCACGCGCACGCGTGGAGCCCGGCCGAGGCCCGGACCCGCTTCCGCGCGGGCCTGGCGGGCCCCACCGCGGGCGTCGCGGCGGGCCACACCCAGGTCAACCTGATCTCGCTGCCGGCGGACTGGGCGTACGACATGATGCAGTTCTGTCTGCGCAACCCCAAGGCCTGCCCGGTCCTGGACGTCACCGACCCCGGAGACCGGACCACCGTTCTCGCGGACGGCGCCGACCTGCGCACCGACCTGCCGCGCTACCGGGTGTGGCGGGACGGCGAGCTGGTGGACGAGCCGACGGACGTGCGCGGCTACTGGCGGGACGACCTGGTGACGTTCCTGATCGGGTGCAGTTTCACCTTCGAGTGGGCGCTGTCCGGGGCGGGCGTGCCGCTCCGGCACATCGAGCAGGGCCGCAACGTCCCGATGTACACGACCGGCCGCCAGTGCCGTCCGGCGGGACGGCTGCGCGGTCCCCTGGTGGTGTCCATGCGGCCGGTGCCGCCGGAGCATCTGGCGGCCGCGATCCGGGAGAGCAGTCTGCTCCCGGCGGTGCACGGCAGCCCCGTACACTGCGGCGATCCCGCGTCGCTGGGCATCGACGATCTCGGCCGCCCCGACTTCGGCGATCCGGTGGACCTCGAACCGGACGACATCCCGGTGTTCTGGGCCTGCGGTGTGACCCCGCAGGCCGCGGTGATGGCCTCGCGTCCGCCGTTCGCCCTCACCCACGCACCCGGACAGATGTTCCTCACCGACGCGCGCGACGAGCAGTACCGCGTGGCCTGA
- a CDS encoding LamB/YcsF family protein has protein sequence MASIDLNADLGEGFGRWRLTDDEQLLSVVTSANVACGFHAGDAATMRRVCELAAERGVRIGAQVSYRDLAGFGRRAMDVPSAELTAEVAYQIGALEVFARAAGSRVSYVKPHGALYNRVVHDEEQAGAVVAGVLLADPTLPVLGLPGSRLLTLAGQAGLPAVTEAFADRAYTDQGTLVPRDRDGAVVTEPQAVVARSVDLALHGTVTALSGSRIEVRARSLCLHGDTPGAVDLARRVRERLEASGVRVEAFV, from the coding sequence ATGGCCTCCATCGATCTGAACGCCGACCTCGGCGAGGGCTTCGGCCGCTGGCGGCTGACCGACGACGAACAGTTGCTGTCCGTCGTCACCAGCGCCAATGTGGCCTGCGGTTTCCACGCCGGGGACGCGGCCACCATGCGGCGGGTGTGCGAGCTGGCGGCCGAGCGCGGCGTACGGATCGGCGCCCAGGTCTCCTACCGGGACCTGGCCGGCTTCGGACGCCGCGCGATGGACGTGCCGTCCGCCGAGCTGACGGCCGAGGTCGCCTACCAGATCGGCGCCCTGGAGGTGTTCGCGCGCGCGGCGGGTTCTCGGGTGTCGTACGTCAAGCCGCACGGCGCGCTCTACAACCGGGTCGTGCACGACGAGGAGCAGGCCGGTGCGGTCGTCGCCGGGGTGCTCCTCGCGGACCCCACCCTGCCCGTGCTGGGGCTGCCCGGCTCGCGCCTGCTGACGCTGGCCGGCCAGGCCGGGCTGCCGGCGGTGACGGAGGCGTTCGCGGACCGGGCGTACACCGATCAGGGCACGCTCGTGCCGCGCGACCGGGACGGCGCCGTGGTCACCGAACCGCAGGCCGTCGTGGCGCGCTCGGTGGACCTGGCCCTCCACGGCACGGTCACCGCGCTGTCCGGCTCGCGCATCGAGGTGCGCGCACGGTCCCTGTGCCTGCACGGGGACACACCCGGCGCGGTGGACCTGGCCCGCCGCGTGCGGGAGCGCCTGGAGGCGTCCGGGGTCCGCGTGGAGGCCTTCGTATGA
- the pxpB gene encoding 5-oxoprolinase subunit PxpB, which produces MRALPVGDGALLVEVASDEEAQALHAELLRRRAEGLLTVREIVPAARTVLLDGLDDPSRLAADLRAWEIPAVVPRAGHVVDIPVRYDGPDLADVAAHWGVAEEEVARIHSGTAFRVAFCGFAPGFGYLTGLPPRYDVPRRATPRTAVPAGSVALAGPYTGVYPRSSPGGWQLIGTTDAVLWDHTRVPAALLSPGTGVRFVPVTPAGPTGPADVPATPAGSA; this is translated from the coding sequence ATGAGGGCACTACCCGTCGGTGACGGCGCCCTGCTCGTCGAGGTCGCCTCGGACGAGGAGGCCCAGGCCCTGCACGCGGAGTTGCTGCGCCGGCGCGCCGAGGGCCTGCTCACCGTCCGCGAGATCGTCCCCGCCGCCCGTACGGTCCTCCTCGACGGCCTGGACGACCCGTCCCGGCTGGCCGCCGACCTCAGGGCCTGGGAGATCCCGGCCGTCGTCCCGCGCGCGGGGCACGTCGTGGACATCCCGGTGCGCTACGACGGTCCCGACCTGGCCGACGTGGCGGCGCACTGGGGTGTGGCCGAGGAGGAGGTGGCCCGGATCCACTCGGGCACCGCGTTCCGCGTCGCGTTCTGCGGCTTCGCGCCCGGCTTCGGCTACCTCACCGGTCTGCCGCCGCGCTACGACGTCCCGCGCCGCGCCACACCCCGCACTGCGGTCCCCGCGGGTTCGGTGGCCCTTGCGGGCCCGTACACGGGCGTGTACCCGCGCTCGTCCCCGGGCGGCTGGCAACTGATCGGCACCACGGACGCCGTGCTGTGGGACCACACGCGCGTACCGGCCGCGCTGCTGTCACCGGGCACGGGTGTGCGGTTCGTTCCGGTGACGCCGGCGGGCCCCACGGGACCGGCGGACGTGCCGGCGACTCCGGCAGGCAGCGCATGA
- a CDS encoding biotin-dependent carboxyltransferase family protein, giving the protein MTDRALFVVRAGALTTVQDQGRPGHAHLGVPRSGALDAPAAALANRLVGNRPGAAVLETTLNGCAVRPRSTVTVAVAGAPCPVTVDGRAVAWGAPVRVPGGALLEVGAVLTGVRAYVAVAGGVAVEPVLGSRSTDLLSGLGPPPLADGTVLPLGNPEGLHARVDVAPQPAPPAELVLRVTPGPRDDWFTAQALRTFTSRTYRVSSASNRIGLRTEGPALDRARPGELPSEGMVLGAVQVPPDGRPVVFLADHPTTGGYPVIAVVRDQDLAAAAQVAPGTPVRFVEVRRR; this is encoded by the coding sequence ATGACGGACCGCGCGCTGTTCGTCGTGCGCGCCGGCGCGCTCACCACCGTGCAGGACCAGGGGCGCCCCGGCCACGCCCACCTGGGCGTGCCCCGTTCGGGCGCGCTGGACGCTCCCGCGGCGGCCCTCGCCAACCGTCTGGTGGGCAACCGGCCCGGGGCCGCCGTCCTGGAGACCACGCTCAACGGCTGCGCGGTGCGGCCCCGTTCGACGGTCACCGTGGCGGTCGCGGGCGCGCCCTGCCCGGTCACGGTGGACGGACGCGCGGTCGCGTGGGGGGCGCCGGTGCGCGTGCCCGGCGGCGCGCTCCTGGAGGTCGGCGCGGTCCTGACGGGCGTACGCGCTTATGTGGCCGTCGCCGGCGGTGTCGCCGTGGAGCCGGTCCTCGGCAGCCGCTCCACCGATCTCCTGTCCGGGCTCGGCCCACCGCCGCTCGCGGACGGCACCGTGCTCCCGCTGGGGAACCCGGAAGGGCTGCACGCGCGCGTGGACGTGGCCCCGCAGCCGGCTCCCCCGGCCGAACTCGTCCTGCGGGTCACGCCGGGCCCGCGCGACGACTGGTTCACCGCTCAGGCCCTGCGGACCTTCACCTCACGGACGTACCGGGTGTCCTCCGCGAGCAACCGCATCGGGCTGCGCACGGAGGGTCCGGCCCTGGACCGGGCCCGGCCCGGCGAACTCCCCAGCGAGGGCATGGTCCTGGGCGCCGTCCAGGTTCCGCCCGACGGGCGTCCCGTGGTCTTCCTGGCCGACCACCCGACCACCGGCGGCTACCCGGTGATCGCGGTCGTCCGCGACCAGGACCTCGCGGCCGCGGCCCAGGTCGCTCCGGGAACTCCGGTCCGCTTCGTGGAAGTACGCCGCCGCTGA
- a CDS encoding SGNH/GDSL hydrolase family protein, producing MRAPRFVALGDSLTEGVGDPVGDGWRGWAALLADGLAEGAVEFTNLAVSGSQTRDVLERQLPAGLALRPDVVSVVIGVNDTLRCTFDIRAVAARLDAVYAAFTEQGAVLLTACLPDPGAMLGLPGALSRPLARRQRAVNAVVHALSERHGAVHLHASEGAWLTDRAMWSADRLHPGERGHRQLAVRFHAVLAERGLARGTAPSPEPEFPAPTKSASLWWLATAGTGWMARRCTDLLPQLLTLAADEMRHRARGTSARLDLRASAAVSAALAGLSVEPDAA from the coding sequence ATGAGAGCCCCGCGGTTCGTGGCGCTCGGCGACTCGCTGACCGAAGGCGTGGGCGACCCCGTCGGCGACGGGTGGCGCGGCTGGGCCGCCCTGCTCGCCGACGGGCTCGCCGAGGGGGCGGTGGAGTTCACCAACCTCGCGGTCAGCGGGTCGCAGACCCGTGACGTGCTGGAGCGGCAGCTGCCCGCCGGGCTGGCCCTGCGGCCGGACGTCGTGTCCGTCGTGATCGGCGTCAACGACACCCTGCGCTGCACCTTCGACATCCGGGCCGTCGCCGCGCGCCTGGACGCGGTGTACGCGGCCTTCACCGAGCAGGGCGCGGTCCTGCTCACGGCCTGTCTGCCGGATCCCGGCGCGATGCTCGGGCTGCCGGGCGCCCTGTCGCGACCACTGGCCCGGCGGCAGCGGGCCGTCAACGCCGTGGTCCACGCGCTGTCCGAGCGGCACGGGGCCGTGCACCTGCACGCCAGCGAGGGTGCCTGGCTGACGGACCGCGCGATGTGGAGCGCCGATCGGCTGCATCCCGGCGAGCGGGGGCACCGGCAGCTGGCCGTGCGCTTCCACGCGGTGCTGGCCGAGCGGGGGCTCGCGAGAGGGACCGCTCCGTCGCCCGAGCCGGAGTTCCCGGCGCCCACGAAGTCGGCGAGCCTGTGGTGGCTGGCCACGGCGGGTACCGGTTGGATGGCCCGGCGGTGCACCGATCTGCTGCCTCAGCTGCTGACGCTGGCCGCCGACGAGATGCGGCACCGGGCGCGGGGGACGAGCGCGCGGCTCGATCTGCGGGCCTCCGCGGCGGTGTCGGCGGCGCTGGCGGGGCTGTCCGTGGAGCCCGATGCGGCGTGA
- a CDS encoding glycosyltransferase, whose protein sequence is MSTAGTRSTRREALRIVRLANFVAPASGGLRTALRELGKGYKAAGHEPVLVAPGEHASDRETEQGRVITLPGRLLPGTGGYRVLTDRRRVAALLEELAPDRLEVSDRTTLRWTGRWARRARVPAVMVSHETADGVLRTWGLSEGTARRAADALNVRTAHTYARVVCTTEFAEREFVRIGARNVVRAPLGVDLLERHPALRCPRLRDRYARADETLLVTCTRLSVEKRPGTALDALEELVRRGRRAVLVVAGDGPLRPRLEQRARERGLPVTFLGHVSDRGLLGALQASADVCLAPGPAETFGLAALEAMACGTPVVVSASSALPEVIGSAGAVAADRGGAFADAVDLLLGQSVAERREAARARAECFGWDTAVAAFLAAHDASAPVPHTQVGSAPVRPFVPGGVA, encoded by the coding sequence ATGAGCACGGCAGGCACCCGCAGCACCCGCCGCGAGGCGCTGCGCATCGTGCGCCTCGCGAACTTCGTCGCGCCCGCCTCCGGCGGGCTGCGCACCGCCCTGCGCGAACTCGGCAAGGGCTACAAGGCGGCCGGGCACGAACCCGTGCTCGTCGCCCCCGGCGAGCACGCGAGCGACCGCGAGACCGAGCAGGGACGCGTGATCACCCTGCCCGGACGGCTGCTGCCGGGCACCGGCGGCTACCGCGTCCTCACCGACAGGCGACGCGTGGCGGCACTCCTGGAGGAGCTGGCCCCCGACCGCCTGGAGGTCTCCGACCGTACGACCCTGCGGTGGACCGGCAGGTGGGCGCGGCGCGCCCGCGTCCCCGCCGTGATGGTCTCCCACGAGACCGCCGACGGGGTCCTGCGCACCTGGGGCCTGTCCGAGGGCACGGCCCGGCGGGCCGCCGACGCCCTCAACGTCCGTACGGCACACACCTACGCGCGCGTGGTGTGCACCACGGAGTTCGCCGAGCGGGAGTTCGTGCGGATCGGGGCCCGCAACGTCGTACGGGCGCCGCTGGGCGTCGACCTGCTGGAGCGGCACCCCGCGCTGCGCTGCCCCAGGCTGCGCGACCGGTACGCGCGGGCCGACGAGACCCTCCTGGTGACGTGCACCCGGCTGTCCGTGGAGAAGCGTCCCGGGACCGCGCTGGACGCCCTGGAGGAACTCGTGCGGCGCGGCCGGCGGGCGGTGCTCGTGGTGGCCGGGGACGGGCCGCTCAGGCCGCGGCTGGAACAGCGGGCGCGGGAGCGCGGGCTGCCGGTGACCTTCCTCGGGCACGTGTCCGACCGCGGGCTGCTGGGCGCCCTCCAGGCGTCCGCCGACGTGTGTCTGGCTCCGGGGCCCGCCGAGACGTTCGGGCTGGCCGCTCTGGAGGCGATGGCCTGCGGCACGCCCGTCGTGGTCAGCGCGTCGTCCGCGCTGCCCGAGGTGATCGGCTCCGCCGGGGCCGTCGCCGCCGACCGGGGCGGCGCCTTCGCGGACGCCGTGGACCTGCTTCTCGGACAGTCCGTGGCCGAACGGCGCGAAGCCGCACGCGCGCGTGCGGAGTGCTTCGGCTGGGACACGGCGGTCGCGGCCTTCCTCGCCGCGCACGACGCGTCGGCACCCGTGCCGCACACCCAGGTCGGGTCCGCCCCCGTGCGGCCCTTCGTGCCCGGTGGCGTGGCATGA
- a CDS encoding glycosyltransferase family 4 protein: MRVVIVTESFPPDVNGVAHCAFQTARHLVDRGHSPLVVAPATAAGTGTGTGVDTLAPCPVVRVPSLPLPGYPQVRVALPSRRVAAAIAEHRADVVHLASPFVLGVRGMAAAARLGIPAVAVYQTDLAGYARTYVHAGEAAAWRRIRSVHAAADLTLAPSSAALHDLEAHGVPRVKLWARGVDTVRFRPDLRDEALRRELAPNGELLVGYVGRLAPEKQVELLAGVCGLDGVRVVVVGDGPSQPSLGEALPGAVFLGRRTGDELARIFASLDVFAHTGPFETFCQTVQEAMASGVPVVAPAAGGPLDLVAHGRTGLLVPPRDAAAVRDAVWSLAADPGLRAAYGSAARRMVEGRTWAAVGDQLIGHYTDVLAGRRTAVAA, from the coding sequence ATGCGTGTCGTCATCGTGACCGAGTCCTTTCCCCCCGATGTGAACGGCGTGGCCCACTGCGCGTTCCAAACCGCCCGGCACCTCGTAGACCGTGGTCACTCTCCGCTCGTCGTCGCGCCGGCCACCGCGGCCGGTACCGGGACCGGGACCGGCGTGGACACCCTCGCGCCGTGCCCCGTCGTCCGTGTCCCCTCCCTCCCCCTCCCGGGCTACCCCCAGGTCCGCGTCGCCCTCCCCAGCCGGCGCGTGGCCGCGGCGATCGCCGAGCACCGTGCCGACGTCGTCCACCTGGCCAGCCCCTTCGTCCTCGGCGTCCGCGGCATGGCCGCCGCCGCCCGGCTCGGCATCCCCGCCGTGGCCGTCTACCAGACCGACCTCGCCGGATACGCCCGCACCTACGTCCACGCGGGAGAGGCCGCCGCCTGGCGCCGTATCCGTTCCGTCCACGCCGCCGCCGACCTCACCCTCGCCCCGTCCAGCGCCGCCCTGCACGACCTGGAGGCACACGGTGTGCCCCGGGTGAAGCTGTGGGCGCGGGGCGTGGACACCGTCCGCTTCCGTCCCGACCTCCGGGACGAGGCCCTGCGCCGTGAACTCGCCCCGAACGGCGAGCTGCTCGTCGGCTACGTCGGCCGGCTCGCCCCCGAGAAGCAGGTCGAACTCCTGGCCGGCGTCTGCGGCCTGGACGGGGTCCGGGTCGTGGTGGTCGGTGACGGACCGAGCCAGCCCTCACTCGGCGAAGCCCTGCCGGGTGCCGTCTTCCTCGGGCGCCGCACCGGCGACGAACTCGCCCGGATCTTCGCCTCGCTGGACGTCTTCGCGCACACCGGCCCCTTCGAGACCTTCTGCCAGACCGTGCAGGAGGCCATGGCCAGCGGTGTGCCCGTGGTCGCGCCCGCCGCCGGCGGCCCGCTCGACCTGGTCGCCCACGGGCGCACCGGGCTCCTGGTCCCGCCGCGCGACGCGGCCGCCGTACGGGACGCGGTGTGGTCCCTGGCCGCCGACCCCGGACTGCGCGCCGCGTACGGGAGCGCCGCCCGCAGGATGGTCGAGGGGCGCACCTGGGCGGCCGTCGGCGACCAGCTCATCGGGCACTACACCGATGTGCTCGCCGGACGCAGGACGGCGGTGGCGGCATGA
- a CDS encoding ankyrin repeat domain-containing protein, translated as MSEAPDPEVVELATKIFDLARQGQTEALVAYVDAGVPANLTNDRGDSLLMLAAYHGHAEAVRALLARGAEASRINDRGQSPLAGAVFKGEEEVIRALLEAGADPAAGTPSAVDTARMFGRTQLLELFGAH; from the coding sequence ATGAGCGAAGCCCCCGACCCCGAGGTCGTGGAGCTGGCGACCAAGATCTTCGATCTGGCCCGGCAGGGGCAGACCGAGGCACTGGTGGCGTACGTCGACGCGGGCGTTCCGGCCAACCTCACCAACGACCGCGGCGACTCCCTGCTGATGCTCGCCGCCTACCACGGTCACGCCGAGGCCGTACGTGCCCTGCTCGCCCGGGGCGCCGAGGCCTCCCGCATCAACGACCGGGGCCAGAGCCCGCTCGCGGGGGCCGTCTTCAAGGGCGAGGAAGAGGTGATCAGGGCTCTGCTGGAGGCCGGTGCCGATCCGGCGGCGGGCACGCCGTCGGCCGTCGACACGGCCCGCATGTTCGGCAGGACACAGTTGCTCGAGTTGTTCGGCGCACACTGA
- a CDS encoding PLP-dependent aminotransferase family protein has product MAQWTSAMGAVQLARLLNSQQDRPAGPGTRRPPAYRALADGIRLLVLEGRVPVAARLPAERELALALSVSRTTVAAAYEALRSEGFLESRRGAGSWTAVPAGNPLPARGLEPLPPEALGSMIDLGCAALPAPEPWLTRAVQGALEELPPYAHTHGDYPAGLPALRAMIAERYTARGIPTMPEQVMVTTGAMGAIDAICHLFAGRGERIAVESPSYANILQLMREAGARLVPVAMAEGLTGWDIDRWRQVLRDAAPRIAYVVADFHNPTGALADDDQRRQLVEAARSAGTVLVADETMSELWLDAEMEGAMPRPVCAFDPAGSTVITVGSASKAFWAGMRIGWVRAAPDVIRSLVAARAYADLGTPVLEQLAVNWLFSTGGWAQAVEVRREQARGNRDALVAAVRRQLPSWEFEVPKGGLTLWVRAGGLSGSRLAEVGERVGVRVPSGPRFGVDGAFEGYVRLPFTVGGAVAEEAAARLAAAARLVESGGAAGGGEAPRTFVA; this is encoded by the coding sequence ATGGCGCAGTGGACCTCGGCGATGGGGGCGGTGCAGCTTGCTCGGCTGCTCAACTCCCAGCAGGACCGTCCGGCCGGCCCCGGCACGCGCCGCCCGCCCGCCTACCGCGCGCTGGCCGACGGCATCCGGCTGCTGGTGCTCGAAGGGCGCGTCCCGGTGGCCGCCCGCCTGCCCGCCGAACGTGAACTCGCCCTGGCCCTGTCCGTCAGCCGTACGACGGTCGCGGCGGCCTACGAGGCCCTGCGCTCCGAGGGGTTCCTGGAGTCCCGGCGGGGCGCGGGCAGCTGGACGGCGGTCCCGGCCGGGAACCCGCTGCCCGCCCGCGGCCTCGAACCGCTGCCGCCCGAGGCACTCGGGTCGATGATCGACCTCGGCTGCGCCGCTCTCCCCGCACCGGAACCCTGGCTGACCCGCGCCGTCCAGGGCGCCCTGGAGGAACTGCCGCCGTACGCCCACACGCACGGCGACTATCCGGCCGGGCTGCCCGCGCTGCGCGCGATGATCGCCGAGCGCTACACCGCGCGCGGGATCCCGACGATGCCCGAGCAGGTCATGGTGACCACGGGAGCGATGGGCGCCATCGACGCCATCTGTCATCTCTTCGCCGGGCGCGGCGAGCGCATCGCTGTCGAGTCGCCCTCCTACGCCAACATCCTCCAGCTGATGCGCGAGGCGGGCGCCCGGCTGGTGCCCGTGGCCATGGCCGAGGGGCTCACCGGCTGGGACATCGACCGCTGGCGGCAGGTGCTGCGGGACGCGGCACCCCGGATCGCGTACGTCGTCGCCGACTTCCACAACCCGACCGGCGCGCTCGCCGACGACGACCAGCGGCGGCAGCTGGTGGAGGCGGCGCGGTCGGCCGGGACGGTGCTGGTGGCCGACGAGACGATGAGCGAGTTGTGGCTGGACGCGGAGATGGAGGGCGCGATGCCGCGGCCGGTGTGCGCGTTCGACCCGGCCGGGTCCACGGTGATCACCGTCGGGTCGGCGAGCAAGGCGTTCTGGGCGGGGATGCGGATCGGGTGGGTGCGGGCGGCGCCGGATGTGATCCGCAGCCTGGTCGCGGCGCGGGCCTACGCGGATCTGGGGACCCCGGTGCTGGAGCAGCTGGCCGTGAACTGGCTGTTCAGTACGGGCGGATGGGCTCAGGCCGTGGAGGTGCGGCGGGAGCAGGCCCGGGGGAACCGGGACGCGTTGGTGGCGGCGGTGCGCAGGCAGCTGCCGTCGTGGGAGTTCGAGGTGCCCAAGGGCGGGCTCACCCTGTGGGTGCGGGCGGGCGGACTGTCCGGGTCCCGGCTCGCGGAGGTGGGGGAGCGGGTGGGGGTGCGGGTGCCGTCCGGGCCGCGGTTCGGGGTCGACGGGGCCTTCGAGGGGTATGTGCGGCTGCCGTTCACCGTGGGGGGCGCGGTGGCCGAGGAGGCTGCTGCTCGGTTGGCGGCGGCGGCTCGGCTTGTGGAGAGCGGGGGAGCGGCAGGGGGTGGGGAGGCGCCTCGGACGTTCGTGGCGTGA
- a CDS encoding glycerophosphodiester phosphodiesterase — MTSRIRHPYLDHPGPIAFAHRGGAADGLENTTLQFRRAVEAGYRYLETDVHSTADGRLVAFHDATLDRVTDGAGRIADLPWKDVRHARVAGKEPVPLFEELLETFPEARWNVDVKAEPALLPFLDLVERTNAWDRVCLGSFVEARIIRAQQLAGPRLATSYGTRGVLNLRLRSWGLPAAVRRSAVAAQVPEAQSGIQVVDHRFLRTAHARGLQVHVWTVNEPERMHRLLDLGVDGIMTDHIDTLRKVMEDRGVWV; from the coding sequence GTGACCTCGCGGATACGCCACCCCTACCTCGACCATCCCGGCCCGATCGCCTTCGCCCACCGGGGCGGGGCCGCGGACGGCCTGGAGAACACCACGCTCCAGTTCCGGCGCGCGGTCGAGGCGGGCTACCGCTATCTGGAGACCGACGTCCACTCCACCGCGGACGGGAGGCTCGTCGCCTTCCACGACGCCACCCTGGACCGCGTGACCGACGGCGCGGGCCGGATAGCGGACCTGCCCTGGAAGGACGTACGGCACGCGCGCGTGGCGGGCAAGGAGCCGGTGCCGCTCTTCGAGGAGCTCCTGGAGACCTTCCCCGAGGCCCGCTGGAACGTCGACGTCAAGGCGGAACCGGCCCTCCTGCCCTTCCTGGACCTGGTCGAGCGCACCAACGCCTGGGACCGCGTCTGCCTCGGCTCCTTCGTGGAGGCCCGCATCATCCGGGCCCAACAGCTGGCCGGCCCCCGCCTGGCCACCTCCTACGGCACCCGGGGCGTGCTCAACCTGCGGCTGCGCTCCTGGGGACTGCCGGCCGCGGTACGCCGGTCCGCGGTCGCCGCGCAGGTCCCCGAGGCCCAGTCGGGCATCCAGGTGGTGGACCACCGCTTCCTGCGCACCGCCCACGCGCGCGGGTTGCAGGTGCACGTGTGGACGGTCAACGAACCGGAGCGCATGCACCGGCTTCTGGACCTGGGAGTCGATGGCATCATGACCGATCACATCGACACACTGCGCAAGGTCATGGAGGACCGCGGCGTCTGGGTCTGA
- a CDS encoding MFS transporter translates to MGTDTVRTGPADGAAERRREQRGWYFYDWACSVYSTSVLTVFLGPYLTSVAENAADADGFVHPLGIPVRAGSFFAYSVSLSVIVAVLVMPLVGAAADRSGRKKPLLAAAAYTGAAATTAMFFLGGDRYLLGGVLLIVANAAQSVASMLYNSYLPQIAPPEERDAVSSRGWAFGYAAGSLVLVVNLVLYTGHESFGLTESAAVRICLASAGLWWGGFALVPLRRLRDRRIESKPPGEAAGEAAVPGFRRLAATIRDMRRHPLTLAFLLAYLVYNDGIQTVISQASIYGSEELGLGQSTLIGAVLLVQVLAVAGALGMGRLARIYGAKRTILGSLIAWTATLGAGYFLPAGAPAWFFALAAGIGLVLGGSQALSRSLFSHLVPPGKEAEYFSAYELSDRGMSWLGPLLFGFTYQLTGSYRDAIISLVAFFVLGFLLLARVPVRQAISDAGNPVPERI, encoded by the coding sequence GTGGGCACCGACACCGTGCGGACGGGGCCGGCCGACGGGGCCGCCGAGCGACGGCGCGAGCAACGCGGCTGGTACTTCTACGACTGGGCCTGCTCGGTCTACTCGACCAGCGTGCTCACCGTCTTCCTGGGCCCCTATCTCACCTCGGTGGCCGAGAACGCGGCGGACGCGGACGGCTTCGTCCATCCGCTGGGGATCCCGGTGCGCGCCGGATCGTTCTTCGCGTACTCCGTGTCCCTGTCGGTGATCGTGGCGGTCCTGGTGATGCCCCTGGTGGGGGCCGCCGCCGACCGCAGCGGGCGCAAGAAGCCGCTCCTGGCGGCCGCCGCCTACACCGGGGCCGCGGCCACGACGGCCATGTTCTTCCTCGGCGGCGACCGCTATCTCCTCGGCGGTGTCCTGCTGATCGTGGCGAACGCGGCGCAGTCCGTCGCGTCGATGCTCTACAACTCCTACCTGCCCCAGATCGCCCCGCCCGAGGAGCGCGACGCGGTCTCCTCCCGGGGCTGGGCCTTCGGCTACGCGGCCGGGTCGCTGGTCCTGGTCGTGAACCTCGTCCTGTACACCGGCCACGAGTCCTTCGGCCTCACCGAGAGCGCGGCCGTCCGCATCTGCCTGGCCTCGGCCGGTCTGTGGTGGGGCGGCTTCGCTCTCGTTCCCCTGCGACGGCTGCGCGACCGCCGCATCGAGTCGAAACCCCCCGGGGAGGCGGCCGGCGAGGCGGCCGTCCCCGGCTTCCGCCGGCTCGCGGCGACGATCCGCGACATGCGCCGCCACCCGCTCACCCTCGCCTTCCTGCTGGCCTACCTCGTCTACAACGACGGCATCCAGACCGTGATCTCCCAGGCCTCGATCTACGGCTCCGAGGAACTCGGCCTCGGACAGTCCACGCTCATCGGCGCCGTCCTGCTGGTCCAGGTGCTCGCGGTGGCGGGGGCACTGGGAATGGGCCGACTGGCCCGGATCTACGGGGCCAAGCGGACGATTCTCGGTTCGCTGATCGCGTGGACGGCGACCCTGGGCGCCGGCTACTTCCTGCCGGCGGGCGCCCCGGCGTGGTTCTTCGCCCTGGCCGCCGGGATCGGGCTGGTCCTCGGCGGCAGCCAGGCGCTGTCCCGCTCGCTGTTCTCGCATCTGGTCCCGCCCGGCAAGGAGGCCGAGTACTTCTCCGCGTACGAGCTGAGCGACCGCGGGATGAGCTGGCTGGGCCCTCTGCTGTTCGGGTTCACCTACCAGCTGACCGGAAGTTATCGGGACGCGATCATCTCCCTGGTCGCCTTCTTCGTCCTGGGATTTCTGCTGCTCGCGCGGGTTCCCGTGCGGCAGGCGATCTCCGACGCGGGCAACCCGGTTCCCGAAAGGATTTAG